A stretch of Desulfotalea psychrophila LSv54 DNA encodes these proteins:
- a CDS encoding anaerobic nitric oxide reductase flavorubredoxin, with product MKVKNNIHWVGKIDWELRKFHGDEYSTHKGSSYNPYLIKEEKVVLIDTVWGPFAQEFVENLRREIDLDQIDYIVACHAENDHSGALPELMRHIPDVPIYCSKNCAKFLKGLYHQDWNFQVVKSGDRLSLGSKELVFIEAPMLHWPDTMFVYLTGDAVLFSNDGFGQHYASAHMFNDLVDQADLFQECLKYYANILTPFSPMVTRKIKEILDMNLPLEMICTSHGIIWRDNPSQIVEKYLQWADNYQENQISILYDTMWESTRVMAEQIAAGIREVDEEVTVKLYNLAKSDKNDVITEIFRSKAILMGSPTLNNGILVSVAGLLEEIKGLKFKGKKAGAFGSYGWSGEAVKNISQRLTDSGFELVDEGLRLTWSPDEEGKKTCREYGKSFVQSL from the coding sequence ATGAAGGTGAAAAATAATATCCACTGGGTGGGAAAAATTGACTGGGAGTTACGAAAATTCCACGGCGATGAGTACTCCACTCACAAGGGTTCTTCCTACAACCCCTATCTGATCAAGGAGGAGAAGGTGGTCCTGATCGATACGGTCTGGGGACCCTTTGCTCAGGAGTTTGTCGAGAACCTCAGGCGGGAGATCGATCTTGACCAGATTGATTATATTGTTGCCTGTCACGCCGAGAATGATCATAGCGGGGCCCTGCCGGAGTTGATGCGTCATATTCCCGATGTGCCCATCTACTGCAGCAAAAACTGCGCCAAATTTCTTAAGGGGCTCTACCATCAGGATTGGAACTTCCAGGTGGTCAAGAGCGGGGATCGGTTGAGTCTTGGCTCCAAAGAGCTGGTCTTTATCGAAGCCCCCATGCTCCACTGGCCAGACACTATGTTTGTCTATCTCACAGGAGACGCTGTCCTCTTCAGTAATGATGGTTTTGGCCAACATTATGCCTCAGCGCATATGTTTAACGACCTGGTAGATCAGGCTGATCTTTTTCAAGAATGTCTGAAATACTATGCCAATATCCTTACCCCCTTCAGTCCCATGGTCACCAGAAAGATCAAGGAGATTCTGGACATGAACCTGCCCTTGGAGATGATCTGTACCAGCCATGGGATCATCTGGCGTGATAATCCATCCCAAATTGTAGAAAAGTATTTGCAATGGGCTGATAACTATCAGGAAAACCAGATCAGCATCCTCTACGATACCATGTGGGAGAGCACCCGGGTCATGGCCGAGCAGATTGCCGCCGGAATTAGAGAGGTCGACGAGGAGGTGACGGTGAAGCTCTACAACCTGGCCAAGAGCGACAAGAACGACGTCATCACCGAGATCTTCAGATCAAAGGCCATTCTTATGGGCTCTCCCACACTCAACAATGGCATTCTGGTCTCGGTGGCGGGCCTGCTGGAGGAGATAAAGGGGCTCAAATTCAAGGGCAAAAAGGCAGGCGCCTTTGGTAGCTATGGCTGGAGCGGTGAGGCGGTAAAAAATATTTCTCAGCGCCTGACTGATTCCGGTTTTGAACTGGTCGATGAGGGTCTGCGTCTGACCTGGTCACCGGATGAGGAGGGTAAAAAGACCTGCAGAGAGTACGGCAAAAGCTTTGTCCAGAGTCTATAG
- a CDS encoding efflux transporter outer membrane subunit, with amino-acid sequence MHSEKKIRNLFFGGVLLLALSACTLGQDYQRPETLVPIQFKNGAPWKEARPSDAVAKGNWWELYHDPVLNGLEENALQANQNLRAAYARLSQVQANLGISRSNQLPRLDLNANGGRQRTAASLTSPGQDQLSTQLNLPLVLSYEVDLWGRVRRSIEASTADVESARADYQSLMLTLQAELARNYFTLRAVDNETRLLQQTIELRRSTLSLVKSKFENGRVSQLDLSQAESELATVEAEAIGLKKRRGELENLIAVLMGLPASNFSLAQVSLRLSPPTIAPGLPSDLLERRPDVAAAERKMAAASARIGVAKTAFFPAISLTGSTGFASNETSSLFNWDNRTWGLGPAISLPIFDYGRNSAKLDKSRAVYEEAIANYRQQVLVAFQEVENGLNGLQVLHEQGKALQRATTTATLAWEISEKRYRSGLVSYLEVVDTQRSALLRERALVQLRGEQMSTSVLLIKALGGSWLSDTGKTN; translated from the coding sequence ATGCATAGTGAAAAAAAAATTCGTAATCTGTTTTTCGGTGGAGTGTTGCTTTTAGCACTCTCCGCCTGCACCCTGGGTCAGGACTACCAACGCCCGGAGACCCTGGTCCCCATTCAATTTAAAAATGGCGCTCCCTGGAAAGAGGCACGTCCCAGTGATGCCGTGGCCAAGGGGAATTGGTGGGAGCTTTACCATGATCCCGTTTTAAACGGGCTGGAAGAAAATGCGCTACAGGCAAATCAAAACCTGCGGGCAGCTTACGCCCGCTTAAGTCAGGTGCAGGCAAATCTTGGTATCAGCCGGTCCAACCAGTTACCCCGACTTGATCTCAATGCCAATGGCGGCAGGCAACGAACAGCTGCCAGCTTAACCTCTCCCGGTCAAGACCAGCTCAGCACCCAATTAAATTTGCCTTTGGTCCTCAGTTATGAAGTCGATCTCTGGGGTCGGGTCAGACGTAGCATAGAGGCTTCCACAGCAGATGTGGAAAGTGCAAGAGCTGATTATCAGAGTCTGATGTTAACCCTACAGGCAGAGCTGGCACGCAATTACTTTACCCTGCGAGCGGTGGATAATGAAACAAGACTATTGCAGCAAACCATTGAACTGCGCCGCTCCACCCTTAGTTTGGTTAAAAGTAAGTTTGAGAACGGCCGGGTCAGTCAGCTTGATCTTTCACAGGCAGAGTCGGAACTGGCCACCGTCGAGGCAGAGGCAATTGGCCTGAAAAAACGACGGGGGGAACTGGAAAATTTAATTGCTGTGCTCATGGGGCTGCCAGCGTCCAACTTCTCTCTGGCCCAGGTATCTTTGCGTCTGAGTCCGCCGACAATCGCCCCCGGCCTTCCCTCCGATTTGCTTGAACGACGACCGGATGTGGCAGCAGCCGAAAGAAAAATGGCAGCGGCATCGGCACGGATAGGGGTGGCAAAAACGGCTTTTTTCCCTGCCATCAGCCTGACCGGTAGCACCGGCTTTGCAAGTAATGAGACAAGCTCCCTCTTTAATTGGGATAACCGTACCTGGGGCTTGGGGCCGGCAATCTCCCTACCAATCTTCGATTATGGCCGTAACAGTGCTAAACTGGACAAATCACGGGCTGTATACGAGGAGGCCATCGCCAATTATCGACAACAGGTGCTGGTCGCATTTCAGGAGGTCGAGAATGGCCTTAATGGATTGCAGGTTCTTCATGAGCAGGGCAAAGCCCTGCAACGGGCAACAACTACAGCCACACTGGCCTGGGAGATTTCGGAAAAACGCTATCGCTCCGGCCTGGTCAGCTACCTTGAGGTGGTCGATACACAGCGTAGTGCCCTGCTAAGAGAACGGGCCCTGGTCCAACTTCGAGGCGAACAGATGAGCACCTCTGTCCTCTTGATTAAGGCCTTGGGCGGAAGTTGGCTGAGTGACACTGGCAAGACCAATTGA